One Delphinus delphis chromosome 16, mDelDel1.2, whole genome shotgun sequence genomic window carries:
- the LOC132439363 gene encoding LOW QUALITY PROTEIN: interferon-induced protein with tetratricopeptide repeats 2-like (The sequence of the model RefSeq protein was modified relative to this genomic sequence to represent the inferred CDS: substituted 3 bases at 3 genomic stop codons), with product MLLKSGKMKKISPDPWTVTRDYGETTKNSLDSSLRQLKCHFTWNLVEGENSLDDFEDRVCNLIEFQNSEFQATMCNILAYIKHCRGQHKAALGCLQQAEEFIQREHADQAEIRSLVTRGNYAWVYYHLGRFSEAQVYVDEVQQVCRKYFSPYRTESPEMDCEGGWTRLRCGGNQNERVKVCFEKALEKKPKNPEFSSGLAIASYRLDNWPPSQNPVDPLRQAIQLNPDNQYVKVLLALKLQKINKEGEGERLVKEALEKALLATHVLRGAAKLYXRKGDLDQAIELLRKALKCVPNNTYLHRHIGCYYRAKVPEIQKMGGKREKLQELIGHALGHLKRADESGGNFFHICFYLACLSSQAGRYEEAEYYFQKEFSKELPPVAKQALHLRYGNFQLXQMKCEDKAIHHFTTGVKINQESKEREKMXNRLQKFAKIKLSKNGADPKALHLLAFLQELNGEMQPAEKNSERGLDSGNLIPLASLAEE from the exons ATGCTACTGAAATCTGGCAAGATGAAGAAAATTTCCCCTGATCCTTGGACCGTGACAAGAGACTATGG aGAGACCACAAAGAACTCCTTGGACAGCAGCCTACGGCAACTAAAATGCCATTTCACCTGGAACTTGGTAGAGGGAGAAAATTCCTTGGATGATTTTGAAGACAGAGTGTGTAACCTGATTGAGTTTCAGAACAGCGAATTCCAAGCCACAATGTGCAACATATTGGCCTACATAAAACACTGCAGAGGCCAGCACAAGGCAGCCCTGGGATGCTTACAGCAGGCTGAAGAGTTCATCCAGCGAGAGCACGCTGACCAGGCAGAGATCAGAAGCCTGGTCACCCGGGGGAACTACGCCTGGGTCTACTACCACCTGGGAAGATTCTCAGAAGCTCAGGTTTATGTAGACGAGGTGCAACAAGTATGCCGGAAGTATTTCAGCCCCTACAGAACTGAGAGTCCTGAGATGGATTGTGAGGGAGGGTGGACACGGTTAAGGTGTGGAGGAAACCAAAATGAAAGGGTCAAGGTGTGTTTTGAGAAGGCTCTGGAAAAGAAACCCAAGAACCCAGAATTCTCCTCTGGACTGGCCATCGCGAGCTACCGTCTGGATAACTGGCCACCGTCTCAGAATCCCGTTGACCCTTTGAGGCAAGCCATTCAGCTGAATCCTGACAACCAGTATGTCAAAGTCCTCCTGGCCCTGAAACTTCAAAAGATTAATAAAGAAGGTGAAGGAGAGAGGTTAGTCAAAGAAGCTTTGGAGAAAGCCCTATTGGCAACACATGTGCTTCGTGGGGCAGCAAAGCTGTATTGAAGAAAAGGTGACCTGGACCAAGCTATAGAACTCCTGAGAAAGGCTCTAAAATGCGTGCCAAACAACACCTACCTGCATCGCCACATTGGGTGCTACTATAGGGCCAAAGTCCCTGAAATACAGAAAATGGgtgggaaaagggagaagttacagGAACTAATAGGACACGCTCTAGGTCATTTAAAGAGAGCTGATGAGAGCGGTGGAAATTTCTTCCACATCTGCTTCTATCTCGCCTGCCTCTCTTCACAAGCCGGTCGGTATGAAGAAGCAGAGTATTACTttcaaaaagaattcagcaaagagcTTCCTCCTGTAGCCAAACAAGCGCTCCATCTGCGATATGGCAACTTTCAGCTGTAGCAAATGAAGTGTGAAGACAAGGCCATCCACCATTTTACGACGGGTGTGAAAATAAACCAGGAgtcaaaggagagagaaaaaatgtaaaacagactgCAAAAATTTGCCAAAATCAAGCTCTCAAAAAACGGAGCAGATCCCAAGGCTTTGCATCTCTTGGCGTTTCTTCAGGAACTGAATGGAGAAATGCAGCCAGCAGAGAAAAACTCTGAGAGGGGTTTGGACTCTGGAAACCTCATCCCTTTAGCATCTTTAGCTGAGGAATAA